A single genomic interval of Aureliella helgolandensis harbors:
- a CDS encoding SDR family oxidoreductase: MAKVLVTGGAGFIASHITTAVVERGDQVRVLDNLCTGFKHNLAHVWDDIEFVEGDICDEAAVSKAMQGVELVFHQAALASVPLSIEKPLEVHQACATGTLNVLNQAVKAGVRRVVYAASSSAYGDRPFTAKRESDLPQVLSPYAAAKLAGELYCQAFYHSFGLETVGLRYFNVFGPRQDPASPYSAVIPLFVTAILSGKPPTIYGDGGQSRDFIYVGNVVQGNLLAAESAGAAGQVINMAEGRQTSLLQLLEHLSNLLGKKVTPDFQPARVGDVRESLADITLARSLLGFEPQTNLETGLRQTIDYYRQLSEAKLGKA, encoded by the coding sequence ATGGCAAAAGTACTAGTCACCGGAGGTGCTGGGTTTATTGCATCGCACATCACCACTGCAGTCGTCGAACGCGGCGATCAGGTGCGCGTGCTGGACAACCTTTGCACTGGATTCAAACACAACTTGGCACACGTTTGGGATGACATCGAGTTTGTGGAGGGGGATATTTGCGACGAGGCGGCAGTCTCGAAAGCCATGCAAGGCGTAGAACTCGTCTTCCATCAGGCCGCCCTAGCTTCAGTACCGCTCAGTATCGAGAAGCCGCTTGAAGTGCATCAAGCGTGCGCAACCGGGACACTCAATGTGCTCAACCAGGCGGTTAAAGCGGGGGTACGACGCGTCGTCTATGCAGCGAGTAGCAGCGCTTACGGTGACCGTCCCTTCACAGCCAAACGGGAGTCCGATCTCCCCCAAGTCTTAAGCCCCTATGCGGCCGCAAAGCTGGCAGGCGAACTGTATTGCCAAGCCTTCTACCACAGCTTTGGTCTCGAAACGGTTGGCTTGCGTTATTTCAATGTCTTCGGACCACGCCAGGATCCTGCCAGCCCCTATTCGGCCGTCATCCCACTATTCGTAACGGCCATCCTGAGTGGCAAACCGCCAACGATCTACGGTGACGGAGGCCAATCACGCGATTTCATTTACGTTGGAAACGTCGTCCAAGGCAACCTGCTAGCCGCCGAGTCAGCCGGAGCGGCCGGACAGGTCATCAACATGGCGGAGGGGCGACAAACTAGCTTGCTTCAGCTGCTGGAACATCTATCTAACTTGCTGGGTAAGAAGGTTACACCAGATTTCCAACCCGCGCGCGTTGGCGACGTGCGCGAGAGCTTGGCCGACATCACCTTGGCGCGCAGCCTGCTCGGATTTGAGCCCCAAACGAACTTGGAAACAGGCTTGCGGCAAACCATCGACTACTACCGGCAACTGTCCGAAGCCAAATTGGGGAAAGCTTAG
- the tgt gene encoding tRNA guanosine(34) transglycosylase Tgt, with protein MAEDFGFNLQGSDPHSSARFGELHTPRGTVETPVFMPVGTLGTVKGLTVDQVKTTGASLILGNTYHLALRPGSERVERLGGLHEFMGWDGPILTDSGGFQIFSLSQCAKITEQGATFQSHIDGRKLELTPEESIRIQERLGSDIAMVLDHVVALPAEREVVRDAMQRSTRWASRCLEVASRQQQAKFAIVQGGLDVELRQESAQGLTQLPFDGYAVGGLSVGEPPPEMYRMIAATTPFLPADKPRYLMGVGRPIDLLEGIARGIDMFDCVMPTRNGRNALAFTWQGTLRMRNAKHADDRRPIDETCPCLACRHSRAYLRHLFIAGEMLGPILLTHHNLTFYQQLMSAARKHIAAGSFGEWLPTQRGVIDSISQS; from the coding sequence TTGGCTGAGGACTTTGGCTTCAATCTACAAGGTAGCGATCCCCACTCTTCTGCTCGATTTGGTGAACTCCATACTCCACGCGGGACGGTAGAGACTCCTGTCTTCATGCCCGTCGGCACATTGGGAACCGTCAAAGGCTTGACCGTCGATCAGGTAAAGACGACCGGGGCATCCCTCATTCTCGGGAATACCTACCACTTGGCGCTGCGCCCCGGTAGCGAGCGCGTTGAACGGTTGGGCGGTCTGCATGAGTTCATGGGCTGGGATGGTCCCATCTTGACTGATAGCGGTGGCTTTCAGATCTTCAGCCTATCGCAATGCGCCAAGATCACTGAGCAAGGAGCCACCTTTCAGTCGCATATCGATGGGCGAAAACTCGAGCTAACTCCTGAAGAGTCGATACGCATCCAGGAGCGATTGGGAAGCGATATTGCGATGGTCCTCGACCACGTCGTGGCCCTGCCTGCCGAACGCGAGGTTGTTCGTGATGCCATGCAGCGTTCCACGCGATGGGCCAGCCGCTGCTTGGAAGTTGCCAGCCGACAGCAGCAGGCAAAATTTGCCATCGTGCAAGGCGGCCTGGATGTAGAACTACGCCAAGAAAGTGCGCAAGGACTCACGCAGCTACCTTTCGACGGCTACGCAGTAGGCGGGCTGAGTGTCGGAGAGCCGCCACCAGAGATGTACCGCATGATTGCTGCCACCACCCCCTTCTTGCCTGCCGACAAACCTCGGTATCTGATGGGCGTTGGACGGCCTATTGATCTGCTAGAAGGAATCGCACGCGGTATCGACATGTTTGACTGCGTAATGCCCACGCGTAACGGACGCAATGCACTAGCCTTTACTTGGCAGGGCACCTTGCGCATGCGAAATGCCAAGCACGCCGATGATCGACGGCCCATCGATGAAACTTGCCCCTGCTTAGCCTGCCGTCATAGCCGGGCCTACTTGCGGCACCTGTTCATTGCTGGCGAAATGCTCGGTCCCATCCTGCTGACACACCACAATTTAACCTTCTACCAACAGCTCATGTCGGCAGCTCGCAAGCATATCGCTGCGGGAAGCTTCGGCGAATGGCTCCCCACCCAACGCGGTGTAATCGATTCCATCAGCCAATCGTGA
- a CDS encoding DNA-directed RNA polymerase subunit alpha C-terminal domain-containing protein — MTEAPVLDVKDMVVSNQSFGPNEIKQICKTISEDYSQLGVLRDAVGELAQVTERSPAQAVRLGVSQYLVGKFSEARETLSHADGGALALYYLAKTNFQLDHYEEALKFFDSAKMAGYDADQCQIASAEVLRYLSRLQDAMDILDNIFGPAEQTAEYNYQRGATVAVRDGHFDEVLRLYNRALQYDDHHPGALFGLASENDRKGNDEEALMLYERAASCFPAHIGTLINLGIIYEDRNDFSKAQACYKRVLDVFPDHPRARLYMKDASASGNVHFDEDAARQTERLSQLLSISVNDFELSVRSRNCLQKMGVETLGDLVRTSEQQLLSSKNFGETSLVEIREMLSSKGLSLGQLADQQREPDPPLDTSGMTPDQQAVLDRPISDLNLSVRARKCMVRLGINTISELIRKTGDDLLESKNFGVTSLNEVREKLEGMELKLRGD, encoded by the coding sequence ATGACGGAAGCGCCGGTGCTAGATGTTAAGGATATGGTCGTATCCAACCAATCCTTCGGCCCCAACGAGATCAAACAGATCTGCAAAACCATATCCGAGGATTACAGCCAACTTGGCGTTCTTCGCGATGCGGTAGGCGAGCTTGCGCAAGTAACCGAGCGCAGTCCAGCCCAAGCGGTTCGTTTAGGGGTCAGTCAGTATTTAGTTGGAAAATTCAGTGAAGCTCGCGAGACGCTTTCGCATGCCGATGGTGGCGCCCTGGCGCTTTACTATCTGGCCAAAACCAACTTCCAACTCGATCATTACGAAGAAGCCTTGAAATTCTTCGACTCGGCCAAGATGGCTGGCTACGACGCGGATCAATGTCAAATTGCCTCGGCGGAAGTACTGAGATACCTCAGCCGACTGCAAGATGCGATGGACATCCTCGATAATATCTTTGGCCCTGCGGAGCAGACTGCAGAGTACAACTACCAGCGGGGTGCAACGGTCGCCGTACGCGACGGACACTTCGACGAAGTCTTGCGACTCTACAATCGAGCTTTGCAATACGACGACCACCACCCGGGTGCGTTATTCGGACTAGCCAGCGAGAACGATCGCAAGGGGAACGATGAAGAGGCATTGATGCTCTATGAGCGTGCCGCCTCTTGCTTCCCAGCTCACATCGGCACCCTGATCAATCTTGGCATTATCTACGAAGATCGCAACGATTTTTCGAAAGCCCAAGCCTGCTACAAACGCGTGCTGGACGTGTTCCCAGACCACCCTCGTGCACGGTTGTACATGAAGGATGCTTCCGCATCTGGCAACGTCCACTTCGACGAAGATGCTGCACGTCAGACAGAGCGTTTGAGCCAGTTGCTCAGTATCTCAGTCAACGATTTCGAGCTGTCGGTGCGAAGCCGCAATTGCCTGCAGAAAATGGGCGTCGAGACGCTTGGCGACTTGGTGCGAACCAGCGAGCAGCAACTGCTCTCTAGCAAGAATTTCGGGGAAACCAGTCTGGTTGAGATCCGCGAAATGCTGTCGTCTAAGGGCTTGTCGCTCGGACAGCTCGCAGACCAACAACGGGAACCGGATCCACCGTTGGACACCTCCGGCATGACGCCCGACCAACAGGCCGTCTTGGATCGTCCGATTTCAGACCTTAATCTCTCGGTACGAGCCCGAAAATGTATGGTTCGCTTGGGTATCAACACCATTTCGGAGTTGATTCGCAAGACGGGAGATGACCTGCTAGAGTCGAAGAACTTTGGGGTCACCAGCCTGAACGAAGTTCGCGAGAAGCTCGAAGGCATGGAGCTCAAGCTTCGCGGCGATTGA
- a CDS encoding dihydrodipicolinate synthase family protein, with protein sequence MKDSPNAETTTPRNQPWIRGIVPPLVTPLLGRDELDQAGLERLLEHVIAGGVQGVFILGTTGEAPSLSYRLRREMIASTCRLVAGRVPVLVGITDTSFVESMNVARVAAEAGATAVVLSTPYYFPAGQTELIQYVEHLAEESPLPIMLYNMPSMTKVQFEIETLKTLSTHKNIIGVKDSGGDLEYFKQLLPLKVLRPDWSILIGPEHLTAQAVMLGGDGGVNGGANIFPATFTQIFAAAERKDIEAMRELQDRIERLQAIYDVGKYASRFIKATKCALSVRGICSDFMAEPFNHFLEPERQRVASILEAL encoded by the coding sequence ATGAAAGACTCTCCTAATGCTGAGACGACAACCCCGCGGAATCAACCTTGGATCCGCGGCATCGTTCCGCCTCTGGTCACTCCGCTGCTCGGTCGCGACGAGCTAGACCAAGCCGGTCTGGAACGCTTGCTTGAGCATGTCATTGCCGGGGGAGTGCAGGGAGTTTTTATTCTGGGGACAACCGGCGAAGCACCAAGCCTTAGCTATCGCTTGCGTCGCGAGATGATTGCATCGACCTGCCGATTGGTAGCGGGCAGGGTTCCGGTGTTGGTGGGCATCACCGACACTTCTTTTGTTGAATCGATGAATGTTGCCCGAGTAGCAGCTGAAGCGGGGGCTACTGCGGTCGTGCTCTCCACGCCCTACTATTTCCCCGCGGGACAGACTGAGCTTATTCAGTATGTGGAACACCTTGCCGAAGAGTCGCCCCTGCCAATCATGCTCTACAACATGCCGAGCATGACGAAGGTGCAGTTTGAGATTGAGACGCTCAAAACGCTCTCCACACACAAAAACATCATCGGAGTCAAAGACAGTGGGGGGGACCTTGAATACTTCAAGCAATTGCTTCCGTTGAAAGTCTTGCGCCCAGATTGGTCCATTTTGATCGGTCCAGAACACCTTACGGCGCAGGCGGTAATGTTGGGCGGGGATGGAGGGGTCAATGGCGGTGCTAATATTTTCCCTGCGACCTTTACACAGATTTTCGCCGCTGCCGAGCGCAAGGACATCGAAGCGATGCGCGAGCTGCAAGATCGCATCGAACGCTTGCAGGCCATCTACGACGTCGGCAAGTATGCGAGTCGGTTTATCAAAGCTACCAAGTGTGCGCTTTCAGTACGCGGCATATGTAGCGACTTCATGGCAGAGCCGTTCAACCATTTCTTGGAGCCAGAACGCCAGCGAGTTGCGAGTATTCTGGAGGCTCTCTAA
- a CDS encoding DUF885 family protein, with amino-acid sequence MLPMTSAKRFCPRLLHTLMIGAAFSWGAAGHGEGARTCGQTIQETSVALDTILPPENEETLQRWVERCSADLKTLDKRYRTPLDPVARTLRREVMEQWQQRLAEREFSSLDRASQIDYLLLRSELEYRLKMLELNGVRDEAAAALLPYADAIVRYCTAREDVQVIEASEVAAELDQAAQIAEHAADQVAKLDVLDQSEQAIQQRLAALRASELIESLTREIRQAHQFYDGYNPEYSWWAKQPVARLLTAVERHRIALREKVVGVPDADKETIIGLPIGREGLRVELDHEWIAHDPAELIELAHREMAWCDQQMAKASAELGCGDDWRAAMDIVKSKHVRPGEQPKMIHDLAWEAIRFLESHDLITVPPLAANGWRMLMMSPERQRVNPYFLGGDSIIVSFPTDTMTQEEKLMSMRSNNEHFSRATVHHELIPGHHLQYHMLARYRPYREMFATPFWMEGWALYWEMYLWDLDFAHGPEDRVGMLFWRKHRCARIIFSLSYHLGEMTPEECVDYLVERVGHERSAAVAEVRRSIMGGYSPLYQAAYMLGGLQLRRMHAEFVQSGEMSNRQFHDAIMQQHSMPIETLRLALSDSPLSLESGSTWKFAVEDAPPE; translated from the coding sequence ATGCTACCGATGACCTCTGCCAAGCGTTTTTGTCCGCGACTGCTGCACACCCTAATGATTGGTGCGGCATTTTCCTGGGGCGCGGCCGGGCACGGGGAGGGCGCGCGTACGTGCGGTCAAACCATCCAGGAAACCTCCGTCGCGCTGGACACGATCCTTCCCCCTGAAAATGAAGAGACGCTCCAACGCTGGGTTGAGCGGTGCTCAGCCGACCTTAAAACACTCGACAAACGCTATCGCACTCCACTGGATCCCGTAGCTCGAACGCTACGCCGCGAAGTCATGGAGCAATGGCAGCAACGACTCGCGGAACGGGAATTTAGCAGCCTGGATCGTGCCAGCCAGATCGACTACCTACTGCTACGTAGCGAGCTGGAGTATCGGTTGAAAATGCTGGAGCTGAACGGCGTGCGAGATGAGGCTGCCGCCGCCCTGCTGCCCTACGCCGATGCAATCGTCCGCTACTGCACAGCACGCGAGGACGTCCAGGTCATCGAGGCCAGTGAAGTTGCCGCAGAACTCGACCAGGCAGCTCAAATCGCTGAGCACGCAGCCGATCAGGTTGCCAAGCTGGATGTGCTCGACCAGAGTGAGCAGGCGATTCAACAGCGTCTGGCAGCATTGCGGGCGAGTGAATTGATTGAATCGTTGACGCGCGAGATTCGCCAGGCGCACCAGTTTTACGACGGTTACAACCCCGAGTATTCCTGGTGGGCAAAACAGCCGGTTGCCCGCCTATTGACGGCGGTGGAACGCCATCGCATCGCCTTGCGTGAAAAGGTGGTGGGGGTACCCGATGCGGACAAGGAAACGATTATTGGGCTGCCCATTGGACGAGAGGGGCTGCGAGTGGAACTGGACCATGAATGGATTGCACATGATCCCGCGGAACTGATTGAACTTGCGCATCGCGAGATGGCTTGGTGCGACCAACAAATGGCGAAAGCTTCAGCCGAGCTGGGTTGCGGCGACGATTGGCGGGCGGCGATGGACATCGTCAAAAGCAAGCATGTCCGCCCAGGGGAACAACCCAAGATGATCCACGATCTTGCGTGGGAAGCGATCCGCTTTCTCGAATCTCATGACTTAATCACGGTGCCACCACTGGCTGCCAACGGTTGGCGGATGCTGATGATGAGTCCGGAACGCCAACGTGTGAATCCCTATTTCTTAGGTGGTGACTCCATCATCGTCTCGTTTCCCACCGACACGATGACTCAGGAAGAGAAATTGATGAGCATGCGGAGCAACAATGAACATTTTTCGCGTGCCACCGTCCACCATGAACTAATTCCTGGACATCATTTGCAATATCATATGCTTGCCCGGTATCGTCCGTATCGCGAAATGTTTGCGACTCCCTTCTGGATGGAGGGCTGGGCCCTGTACTGGGAGATGTACCTATGGGACCTTGATTTTGCGCACGGCCCTGAGGATCGCGTGGGCATGCTGTTCTGGCGCAAGCATCGCTGCGCACGGATTATCTTCTCCTTGAGCTACCACTTGGGAGAGATGACTCCCGAGGAATGCGTCGACTATCTGGTCGAGCGGGTGGGGCATGAAAGGTCGGCGGCTGTAGCGGAAGTGCGTCGCTCGATTATGGGAGGTTACAGCCCGCTCTACCAAGCCGCTTACATGCTCGGTGGCTTGCAACTACGGCGCATGCACGCTGAGTTCGTCCAAAGTGGTGAGATGTCCAATCGCCAGTTTCACGATGCCATCATGCAACAGCACTCCATGCCCATAGAAACACTGCGGTTGGCCCTCAGCGATTCCCCGCTTTCTCTCGAATCAGGCAGCACTTGGAAATTCGCTGTTGAGGACGCGCCGCCCGAGTGA
- a CDS encoding DUF2461 domain-containing protein yields MPSDALPFTGFPCDTIDFLADLGANNTREWFSLNKARYEQSFLAPSLKFIAAMEKPLQRVAPLLKAEPKKMGGSLMRIYKDTRFSKDKTPYKTNIGIHFRHQLGKDVHSPGVYLHIAPDGCFMGAGIWRPDSASLSLIRERILQDEAAWTRMRRGKRFRETFELHDDRLKTAPRGIDRSHPQIEDLRLKSFIAMAPLSRQVIQGPELIKTLTQRVRDAQPLMLFLAEALGHPY; encoded by the coding sequence ATGCCTTCCGATGCCTTACCGTTTACTGGTTTTCCGTGCGACACAATCGATTTTCTCGCCGATTTGGGAGCGAACAACACTCGGGAATGGTTTTCACTCAACAAAGCCCGCTATGAGCAGAGTTTTCTTGCTCCCTCACTGAAGTTCATCGCAGCCATGGAGAAACCGTTGCAACGCGTGGCGCCCCTGTTAAAAGCCGAGCCCAAGAAGATGGGGGGCTCGCTAATGAGGATCTACAAGGACACGCGTTTTTCCAAAGACAAGACACCGTACAAAACCAATATTGGCATCCATTTTCGCCATCAACTCGGCAAGGATGTGCATTCTCCCGGTGTCTACTTGCACATCGCCCCCGATGGTTGCTTCATGGGTGCTGGCATCTGGCGTCCCGATTCAGCGTCGCTCAGCCTAATTCGAGAGCGCATTCTGCAAGATGAAGCCGCGTGGACACGCATGCGGCGCGGCAAACGGTTTCGCGAGACCTTTGAATTGCACGATGACCGATTGAAAACGGCTCCCCGAGGCATCGACAGATCGCACCCTCAGATCGAAGACCTGCGACTGAAGAGCTTCATTGCAATGGCGCCGCTGAGTCGCCAAGTGATCCAGGGGCCTGAGCTCATCAAGACGCTCACACAGCGCGTGCGAGACGCACAACCTCTGATGCTGTTCCTGGCTGAAGCGCTGGGGCATCCCTATTGA
- a CDS encoding DUF1501 domain-containing protein, which yields MKRSRACANNNDADMSRRRFLATTQGLLGVTCAGGLGLGGFARSAASETGGQTSGAAKHVIYLYMNGAMSHLDTFDPKVGTDAQGETTTTKTRLAGVEFSDKLPKLAYLMNGMALIRSMTTETGAHEQGCYQMRTSYKPLNSIRHPGMGAWANHVHGKLGTSLPGNVLIGAAAEHPRAGFLPASLAPVPVNNPKTGLQNTASPDYLADDQFRRRMSLANQFDLKFRTQYKSHLIEAYDQTYREAVRLMGSSELKAFDIKEEKEEVREFYGNNSLGQGCLLARRLVERGVRFVEVQYGGWDHHNDIYDALPAMVTNLDNALGALLRDLANRGMLGEVLVVLATEFGRSPTINENAGRDHHPGAFSALLCGAGIRGGTVYGKSDERGHSVEEDAVYPEDLNATIAATMGLPLDEEFIAPNGRPFKICNNGTPIAQILR from the coding sequence ATGAAACGTTCAAGAGCATGCGCCAACAACAATGATGCAGACATGTCCCGACGTAGATTTTTGGCGACGACCCAAGGCTTGTTGGGGGTCACCTGCGCCGGTGGGCTAGGGCTGGGAGGATTTGCTCGCTCAGCTGCCTCCGAGACGGGTGGGCAGACCAGTGGTGCGGCCAAGCACGTTATCTATCTCTACATGAACGGGGCCATGAGCCACCTCGACACCTTCGATCCTAAAGTGGGCACGGATGCACAAGGTGAAACCACCACTACCAAAACGCGATTGGCAGGCGTCGAATTCTCCGACAAGCTCCCCAAGCTGGCCTACCTCATGAATGGCATGGCGCTCATCCGCTCCATGACCACAGAAACCGGGGCGCACGAGCAGGGCTGCTACCAGATGCGCACCAGCTATAAACCTCTCAATTCGATTCGGCATCCCGGCATGGGCGCATGGGCCAATCACGTTCACGGAAAACTCGGCACGAGTCTACCTGGAAATGTGCTCATCGGCGCAGCGGCAGAGCATCCACGAGCTGGCTTCCTCCCCGCCTCTCTCGCACCAGTTCCCGTAAACAATCCCAAGACGGGCTTGCAGAACACGGCCAGCCCAGATTACTTGGCGGACGATCAATTTCGCCGACGCATGTCACTGGCCAATCAATTTGACCTCAAGTTCAGAACCCAGTACAAGAGCCACCTGATTGAAGCGTACGACCAGACCTATCGCGAGGCGGTGCGTCTAATGGGTTCGTCAGAGCTGAAAGCCTTTGACATCAAGGAAGAAAAGGAAGAAGTACGCGAGTTTTACGGCAACAACTCGCTGGGGCAGGGCTGCCTGCTGGCTCGTCGATTGGTTGAGCGTGGAGTGCGGTTTGTCGAGGTGCAATATGGAGGTTGGGACCACCACAACGACATCTACGATGCCCTTCCCGCCATGGTCACCAATCTCGACAATGCCCTTGGTGCACTTTTGAGAGATTTGGCCAACCGTGGGATGCTGGGAGAAGTCCTGGTCGTTCTTGCAACTGAATTTGGTAGATCGCCGACGATTAACGAGAATGCCGGTCGAGATCACCACCCAGGTGCGTTTTCAGCCCTGCTCTGCGGAGCTGGGATTCGTGGTGGTACGGTGTATGGCAAATCCGACGAGCGCGGGCACTCGGTGGAGGAAGATGCCGTGTACCCCGAAGACTTAAACGCCACAATCGCCGCTACCATGGGCTTGCCACTGGACGAAGAGTTCATTGCTCCCAACGGTCGCCCCTTCAAGATTTGCAACAATGGGACTCCCATTGCCCAAATCCTCCGTTAG